A single Camarhynchus parvulus chromosome 5, STF_HiC, whole genome shotgun sequence DNA region contains:
- the NR1H3 gene encoding oxysterols receptor LXR-alpha has translation MGPTQLSTQDHGKRVASVFEMEEEGLALFPGSENPPEHAENPPLKRKKGPAPKMLGNEVCSVCGDKASGFHYNVLSCEGCKGFFRRSVIKGAQYACKNGGKCEMDMYMRRKCQECRLRKCQEAGMREQYVLSEEQIRLKKLKKQEDDQARTVVVRPNPPNPPSPSHKLTPEQLSMIKKLVAAQQQCNQRSFTDRLKVTPWPQIPDPNNREARQQRFAHFTELAIISVQEIVDFAKQLPGFLELTREDQIALLKTSTIEVMLLETSRRYNPEIESITFLKDLSYNRDDFAKAGLQFEFINPIFEFSKGMNELQLNDAEYALLIAINIFSADRPNVQDQSLVERLQHTYVEALHSYICINRPNDRLMFPRMLMKLVSLRTLSSVHSEQVFALRLQDKKLPPLLSEIWDVHE, from the exons ATGGGTCCCACTCAACTCAGCACACAGGATCATGGGAAGAGGGTGGCAAGTGTATTTGAAATGGAGGAGGAAGGGCTTGCACTCTTCCCTGGCTCAGAGAACCCCCCTGAGCATGCAG AAAATCCCCCCTTGAAGCGGAAGAAGGGCCCAGCCCCTAAGATGCTGGGAAATGAAGTGTGCAGCGTATGCGGGGACAAGGCCTCCGGCTTCCACTACAATGTGCTGAGCTGCGAAGGCTGCAAGGGCTTCTTCCGCCGCAGCGTCATCAAGGGCGCGCAGTACGCCTGCAAGAACGGCGGCAAGTGCGAGATGGACATGTACATGCGCCGCAAGTGCCAGGAGTGCCGGCTGCGCAAGTGCCAGGAGGCCGGCATGCGGGAGCAGT ATGTTCTGTCTGAAGAACAGATCCGactgaagaaactgaagaagCAGGAAGATGATCAGGCTCGGACAGTTGTGGTGCGTCCAAACCCTCCAAATCCGCCAAGCCCCTCCCACAAACTGACGCCGGAACAGCTGAGCATGATAAAAAAGCTCGTGGCCGCTCAGCAGCAGTGCAACCAGCGCTCCTTCACAGACAGGCTCAAAGTGACG CCATGGCCCCAGATTCCTGATCCAAATAACCGTGAAGCAAGGCAGCAGCGTTTTGCTCACTTCACAGAACTTGCAATTATCTCTGTGCAAGAGATCGTGGACTTTGCCAAGCAATTACCTGGCTTCCTGGAACTCACCAGGGAAGATCAAATTGCTTTACTGAAGACATCTACCATAGAG GTGATGTTGTTGGAGACATCTCGGCGCTACAATCCAGAGATTGAGAGCATCACCTTTCTTAAGGACCTGAGCTATAATCGGGATGACTTCGCCAAAGCAG GTCTGCAGTTTGAGTTCATTAACCCCATCTTTGAGTTCTCAAAGGGAATGAATGAGCTACAGCTTAATGATGCTGAATATGCACTTTTAATTGCCATCAATATTTTCTCTGCAG ATCGACCGAATGTGCAGGACCAGTCCCTGGTGGAAAGGCTGCAGCACACCTATGTGGAAGCACTTCATTCTTACATTTGCATCAACAGACCAAAT GACCGTTTGATGTTTCCACGGATGTTAATGAAGCTGGTCAGTCTTCGGACACTGAGCAGTGTCCACTCTGAACAGGTGTTTGCCCTTCGGCTGCAGGATAAGAAACTCCCACCCCTGCTCTCAGAAATCTGGGATGTGCATGAGTGA